The following proteins come from a genomic window of Miscanthus floridulus cultivar M001 chromosome 2, ASM1932011v1, whole genome shotgun sequence:
- the LOC136538249 gene encoding uncharacterized protein At4g38062-like: MSRSFFPTCSSLKAEMEEMSKELDDLRAEVEALTAQLRAKSDLADGLKRAGADQAARLRDARAEAERNAAEAAAMAEEAAATGDRCGVLESRLAEKEQALRHLCAAHEALKGTLRERIEGLEGDKRGLLAALEDAEGRRVEHDAALRARDDEVARLRGLLSEKGRRCGEAEKRALAPREVVMRDDMLVKLEEEKAAVEGKLKWKAEQFRHLEEALKKVQDDFRAAKKEWGSDRSTLVNRIGILEADLDSKTRVAEDFRSRLDMCSQALAHEEGRRKRVEAEMSELRHMYGNVVSEYEGAKSMVESLSSNTDGEIASLRSSLAEKATLLKEMGYRKTHLEQENEDLRSRLKEYQEAQIGGADAVVSLKSLREKLRALEQTHRSCTEKLRGKEEEWRLQMAKLVNDLDGRLSQLESKDILIGQLQNELLGSYGSLELQIVENWEALIILTVVQAKFHEPCSFVDTAQLNMQHHCEEIEKEIASAKKQLEEQSCTIVQSQAEQKQQSEVIAKLYARIEELEHMEQEQNKMQRQLDAYKEMLENTSRDAHCLKDEASKKESTLQEKLREALSALDEANCALADRKTELSQLEINLHHQKQAIEHLEKLKIDLETEVESYMYDNRILKRDLDAALVAKMEAEDFLRQEKMKLICALDEAKYTLSERNSELTQFEINFNQQRQALENLEKVKVDMETELKTCMDENCVLKRDLDVAIIAKMDAEECHTKEKEELCGIINEKGMMMDKLQQYITVLEEENIGQKLDLGSLIKMEYEKSIHEVKNRYSEIVEVSDKKLLELEESLRFFEQRFACREQELMKIFDQEEADWYTLIAEKEIAISDIRQTVESVQLDIKHLLEAAAAKVAEVQLEVNQLYGFAETLNSLNVIQEHDAVFKDMLIAECERELDSLQVNLVQEKHQSRNLKNLIEQLKAQTASEMSEKAKEHLEVTTKLKSLEERNETLDEHLRELKSRATDMSNVVLQERNQLVDELTGLTKTIGEVIYGGESMMSNLRRIMQKVNEEEPCNDRLTSEKTNGRSSAPLIRNKSGHVLDRRSPLKEHNY, encoded by the exons ATGTCCCGTTCATTCTTCCCGACCTGCTCCTCCCTGAAAG CGGAAATGGAGGAGATGAGCAAGGAGCTGGACGACCTGCGGGCCGAGGTGGAGGCGCTCACCGCCCAGCTCCGCGCCAAGTCCGACCTCGCCGACGGCCTCAAGCGCGCGGGCGCGGACCAGGCCGCGCGGCTGCGGGATGCCCGGGCGGAGGCGGAACGCAATGCGGCGGAGgccgcggccatggccgaggagGCGGCCGCCACAGGGGATCGGTGCGGGGTGCTGGAGTCCAGGCTGGCCGAGAAGGAGCAGGCGCTGAGGCACCTCTGCGCGGCGCACGAGGCGCTCAAGGGCACGCTCCGGGAGAGGATCGAGGGCCTCGAGGGCGACAAGAGGGGCCTCCTCGCGGCGCTCGAGGACGCCGAGGGGAGGCGCGTGGAGCACGATGCCGCCCTGCGCGCGCGCGACGACGAGGTCGCGCGGCTTCGGGGGCTCCTGTCAGAGAAGGGCAGGAGGTGCGGCGAGGCTGAGAAGAGGGCGTTGGCGCCCAGGGAGGTGGTGATGAGGGACGACATGCTGGTGAAGCTGGAGGAGGAGAAGGCCGCCGTCGAGGGCAAGCTCAAGTGGAAGGCTGAGCAGTTCAGGCACCTCGAGGAGGCACTCAAGAAGGTTCAAGATGACTTCAGGGCTGCCAAGAAGGAGTGGGGCTCAGATAGATCAACTTTGGTTAATCGGATTGGCATACTTGAGGCTGATTTGGATTCCAAGACCAGGGTTGCGGAGGATTTCCGGTCGAGGCTTGATATGTGCAGCCAGGCATTGGCCCATGAGGAAGGTCGCAGGAAGAGGGTGGAAGCAGAGATGTCTGAGTTGCGCCACATGTATGGCAATGTGGTCTCTGAATATGAAGGGGCCAAATCAATGGTCGAGTCGTTGAGCTCCAACACGGATGGGGAGATAGCATCTTTGAGAAGCTCACTGGCTGAGAAGGCTACATTACTCAAAGAAATGGGATACAGGAAGACACATCTTGAACAAGAAAATGAGGATTTGCGGTCAAGGCTCAAGGAGTATCAGGAGGCACAGATTGGTGGTGCAGATGCTGTTGTTTCATTGAAAAGTCTGCGGGAGAAGCTCCGAGCCTTGGAGCAGACACATAGAAGTTGCACTGAGAAGCTGCGAGGTAAGGAAGAAGAATGGAGATTGCAGATGGCAAAGCTTGTGAATGACTTGGATGGACGCTTATCACAGTTAGAATCCAAAGATATTCTTATTGGGCAACTGCAGAATGAGTTGCTGGGTAGTTATGGGTCCCTTGAGCTACAAATAGTGGAGAACTGGGAAGCTTTGATAATTCTTACTGTTGTGCAGGCAAAATTTCATGAGCCCTGCTCATTTGTTGATACTGCTCAACTGAATATGCAGCATCATTGTGAAGAAATTGAGAAGGAAATTGCTTCTGCCAAGAAACAGTTAGAAGAACAATCTTGCACTATTGTCCAGTCTCAAGCTGAACAGAAACAACAATCTGAGGTTATAGCAAAATTGTATGCAAGAATCGAGGAGTTAGAACACATGGAACAAGAACAAAACAAGATGCAAAGGCAGCTTGATGCATACAAAGAGATGCTGGAGAACACATCAAGAGATGCTCACTGCCTAAAAGATGAAGCTTCAAAGAAGGAAAGCACCCTGCAGGAGAAATTGAGGGAGGCATTAAGTGCTCTTGATGAAGCAAACTGTGCCCTTGCTGACAGGAAGACTGAGCTGAGCCAGTTAGAAATCAATCTCCATCATCAAAAGCAAGCAATTGAGCATTTGGAAAAACTGAAAATTGATTTGGAAACTGAAGTCGAAAGCTATATGTATGACAACCGTATCCTGAAGAGAGATCTGGATGCTGCTCTTGTTGCCAAAATGGAAGCTGAGGATTTCCTTAGACAAGAAAAGATGAAGTTAATATGTGCTCTCGATGAGGCAAAATATACCCTTTCTGAGAGGAACAGTGAGCTGACCCAGTTCGAGATCAATTTTAATCAGCAAAGGCAAGCACTGGAGAATTTAGAGAAGGTGAAGGTAGATATGGAAACTGAACTCAAAACATGTATGGATGAAAATTGTGTACTGAAGAGAGATTTGGATGTTGCAATTATTGCCAAAATGGACGCTGAGGAGTGTCAtacaaaagaaaaggaggagctaTGTGGTATAATTAACGAGAAAGGAATGATGATGGATAAGCTTCAGCAATACATCACTGTGCTCGAAGAAGAAAACATTGGCCAGAAACTTGATTTGGGAAGTCTTATCAAGATGGAGTATGAGAAGTCCATTCACGAAGTGAAGAATAGGTACTCTGAAATTGTTGAGGTCTCTGACAAAAAACTTTTGGAGCTGGAAGAAAGCCTTAGATTCTTTGAGCAGAGATTTGCATGCAGGGAGCAGGAGCTCATGAAAATTTTTGATCAAGAGGAAGCAGATTGGTATACACTAATTGCAGAGAAAGAAATTGCTATTTCTGATATTCGACAAACTGTTGAATCTGTTCAGCTTGACATCAAGCACCTTCTTGAGGCTGCAGCAGCAAAAGTGGCAGAAGTTCAGCTAGAGGTGAATCAGCTTTATGGTTTTGCAGAAACTCTGAATTCACTTAACGTCATCCAAGAGCATGATGCTGTTTTCAAGGATATGCTCATTGCAGAGTGCGAAAGAGAACTTGACTCCCTGCAGGtgaatttagtgcaagagaagcATCAGTCAAGAAATTTGAAGAATCTTATTGAACAGCTGAAAGCTCAAACTGCTTCAGAAATGTCAGAAAAGGCAAAGGAGCATCTAGAAGTTACAACTAAGCTGAAATCATTGGAGGAAAGAAATGAAACATTAGATGAGCATCTGCGAGAGCTAAAGTCTAGAGCAACTGATATGTCTAATGTTGTACTACAAGAGAGGAATCAGTTGGTCGATGAGCTGACTGGACTAACCAAAACCATTGGGGAGGTAATTTATGGAGGTGAAAGTATGATGTCAAATTTGAGAAGGATCATGCAGAAAGTTAATGAGGAGGAACCATGCAATGACAGGCTTACCTCAGAAAAAACTAATGGTAGAAGTTCTGCACCTTTGATCAGGAACAAATCAGGGCATGTCCTAGATAGAAGGTCGCCTCTGAAGGAGCACAACTACTAG
- the LOC136520158 gene encoding 1,4-dihydroxy-2-naphthoyl-CoA thioesterase 1-like — MDDTTVASRQRQQQPASLATTKDSRAMMAELDAPLHALGFEMEELSPSRLTGRLPVTRICCQPFKVLHGGVSALVAEALASMGAHMASGYNRVAGVQLSINHFRSAALGDTVLAQAVPVHVGRSTQVWEVKLWKMDPSTGEKGPQIAESRVTLLSNLPLPEEHKRAGDALKKYASKL, encoded by the exons ATGGACGACACCACGGTCGCATCGcggcagcgccagcagcagccggcCTCGCTGGCGACGACGAAGGATTCCAGGGCCATGATGGCGGAGCTGGACGCGCCGCTGCACGCCCTCGGGTTCGAGATGGAGGAGCTCTCCCCGTCGCGGCTCACCGGCCGCCTCCCCGTCACTCGCATCTGCTGCCAG CCGTTCAAGGTGCTGCACGGCGGCGTGTCGGCGCTGGTGGCAGAGGCGCTGGCGAGCATGGGCGCGCACATGGCGTCGGGGTACAACCGCGTCGCCGGCGTGCAGCTCAGCATCAACCACTTCCGCAGCGCGGCCCTCGGCGACACCGTCCTCGCGCAGGCCGTCCCCGTCCACGTCGGACGCTCCACCCAG GTTTGGGAGGTAAAGCTCTGGAAGATGGATCCATCAACAGGAGAGAAGGGGCCTCAGATCGCCGAATCCAGAGTCACGCTGCTGTCTAACCTGCCGTTGCCGGAGGAGCACAAGAGGGCAGGAGATGCTCTAAAGAAATATGCATCAAAACTGTAG